In Luteibacter mycovicinus, a genomic segment contains:
- a CDS encoding DEAD/DEAH box helicase — protein MNSQKSTPLAAFHPAVAAWFANTFPAPTEAQVAAWPAIRSGRPTLVAAPTGSGKTLTAFLSAIDALVREGVRDGGLRDRTTILYVSPLKALSNDIRINLEAPLAGIREQLRQQGLPDLEIRTAVRTGDTPSSDRERMKRRPPHILVTTPESLYVLLGSDSGRTMLRDVREVIVDEIHAVAASKRGSHMAVSLERLEALAQRRITRIGLSATQKPIEKVAAFLTGGAHDDCAIIDIGHARKRDLALEVPPVPLEAVMSNDMWELVYNRLANLIEQHRTTLIFVNTRRMAERLSRHLSERLGRDAVTAHHGSLSRDQRLDAEQRLKKGELRALVATASLELGIDIGDIDLVCQIASPRSIAAFLQRAGRASHNVGGTPKARLFPTSRDDLIECTALLDCVRRGELDALIMPHEPLDVLAQQIVAEVSCQEWDEDALYDLIRRAYPFRELSRTTFDETVRMLAEGFTTRVGPRGSYIHRDAVNKRLRERRGARLTAVTSGGTIPETGDYNVMLEPQATVVGTVNEDFAVESLAGDVFQLGNRSYRIIRVEMGRLRVEDAQGQPPNIPFWLGEAPGRTDELSIGVSRLRTDISAKFDEGGREGALDWLMSDLGLSKAAAEQIVDYLFRARAALGALPTRETLVMERFFDESGGTQLIIHTPYGSRINRAWGLALRKRFCRKFNFELQAAATEDAIVLSLSTSHSFPLDEVARYLHSNSAEHVLIQALLDAPLFGVRWRWNATTALALPRFTGGRKVAPQLQRMKSEDLLATVFPDQVACAENLVGEREVPDHPLVKQTLEDCLHEAMDSEGWLTILRGLESGAIRMVARDLATPSPLAAEVLSAAPYAFLDDAPLEERRTQAVQSRRWNDAETADDLGRLDADAIASVREEAWPEARSADEMHEALVQLGAVTEAEVSQNTSWAKLLAALAKDARATALSTGTTTLWVAAERLPAWRAIHPDARLTPAIAAPAEFESPLWTPESALIDLVRGRLGGLGPVPAGVLASSLGVSTSDVDLALTSLETEGYVMRGPFSPGVTDTEWCERHLLARIHRYTIGRLRREIEPVAPRDYLRFLLDWQHLTRATQVAGPDALAGVIGQLEGFEAAAGAWESELLPARVGDYGIGWLDDLCRAGRVVWSRLRLSTGSGGPVRATPIVLLPRRQLSVWSAAAPPPDVETVLSSRAEAVADALRDEGALFFDEIATTTRLLRTELEDALGELVAAGRVTADSFAGLRALLLPAAKRNGSRQRRTRRHMLSGIEDAGRWSLARRPSEQRNDADGLEHIARTLLRRYGVVSWKILEREAAWLPSWRELRRVYHRLEARGEIRGGRFVDGLVGEQFALPEALPALRQIRHREHDGEIVCIAGTDPANLVGNVVASVKVPSVIGNRIAIRDGIPLAAMVAGKFVTLTPLEGDDEREARGALQRHATFPTALSF, from the coding sequence ATGAATTCACAAAAGTCGACGCCGCTCGCCGCTTTTCATCCGGCCGTCGCGGCCTGGTTCGCGAACACGTTTCCGGCGCCCACGGAGGCGCAGGTCGCCGCGTGGCCGGCGATCCGCTCGGGGCGCCCGACGCTGGTCGCCGCGCCCACGGGTTCGGGCAAGACACTGACCGCCTTCCTTTCCGCCATCGACGCGCTGGTGCGCGAAGGCGTGCGTGACGGCGGTCTGCGCGACCGCACCACCATCCTGTACGTCTCGCCGCTCAAGGCCCTGTCGAACGACATCCGGATCAACCTCGAGGCGCCCCTGGCGGGCATTCGCGAGCAGTTGCGCCAGCAAGGCCTGCCCGACCTCGAGATCCGCACCGCGGTACGCACCGGCGACACCCCGTCGTCGGACCGCGAGCGCATGAAGCGCCGGCCGCCGCACATCCTGGTGACCACGCCGGAATCGCTCTACGTACTGCTGGGCTCCGACTCGGGCCGGACGATGCTGCGCGACGTGCGCGAGGTCATCGTGGACGAGATCCACGCGGTGGCCGCGAGCAAGCGCGGCAGTCATATGGCGGTATCGCTGGAGCGGCTGGAAGCGCTCGCGCAGCGTCGCATTACGCGTATCGGCCTGTCCGCTACGCAGAAGCCGATCGAGAAGGTCGCCGCCTTTCTGACCGGGGGCGCGCACGACGACTGCGCCATCATCGACATCGGGCATGCGCGCAAGCGCGACCTCGCCCTCGAAGTACCGCCCGTACCACTCGAAGCGGTGATGTCCAACGACATGTGGGAGCTGGTCTACAACCGGCTGGCCAACCTGATCGAGCAGCACCGCACCACCCTGATTTTCGTCAATACGCGGCGCATGGCCGAACGTCTCTCGCGCCATCTCTCCGAGCGGCTGGGCCGCGACGCGGTGACGGCGCACCATGGCAGCCTGTCGCGCGATCAGCGTCTCGACGCCGAGCAACGCCTGAAGAAAGGTGAGTTGCGCGCCCTGGTGGCGACCGCGTCGCTCGAGCTGGGTATCGATATCGGCGACATCGATCTGGTCTGCCAGATCGCGTCGCCGCGCTCGATCGCGGCGTTTCTGCAACGCGCGGGCCGGGCCAGCCATAACGTCGGTGGCACCCCGAAAGCCCGGCTGTTCCCCACGTCGCGTGACGACCTGATCGAGTGCACGGCGCTGCTGGATTGCGTACGCCGCGGCGAGCTCGACGCGCTGATCATGCCGCACGAGCCACTCGACGTCCTGGCCCAGCAGATCGTCGCCGAAGTGTCGTGCCAGGAATGGGACGAGGACGCCTTGTACGATCTCATCCGTCGCGCGTATCCCTTCCGCGAACTGAGCCGGACCACCTTCGACGAGACCGTGCGCATGCTGGCCGAAGGCTTCACCACGCGCGTGGGCCCGCGGGGGTCGTACATTCATCGCGACGCGGTCAACAAACGCCTGCGTGAGCGTCGAGGTGCCCGGCTGACCGCCGTGACCTCGGGCGGTACGATCCCCGAGACGGGCGATTACAACGTCATGCTGGAACCGCAAGCGACCGTGGTCGGCACCGTCAACGAAGACTTCGCCGTGGAGAGCCTCGCGGGCGACGTCTTCCAGCTGGGCAACCGTTCCTACCGGATCATCCGCGTGGAGATGGGCCGCCTGCGCGTCGAGGATGCGCAAGGGCAGCCGCCGAACATTCCGTTCTGGCTGGGCGAGGCACCGGGCCGTACCGATGAGCTGTCCATCGGTGTGTCGCGCCTGCGTACCGACATCTCGGCGAAGTTCGACGAAGGCGGTCGCGAGGGCGCGCTCGACTGGCTGATGTCCGACCTCGGCCTGTCGAAAGCGGCCGCGGAACAGATCGTGGACTACCTGTTCCGTGCACGCGCGGCGCTGGGTGCGTTGCCTACCCGCGAAACGCTGGTCATGGAGCGTTTTTTCGACGAATCCGGCGGCACGCAGCTGATCATTCACACGCCTTACGGCAGCCGGATCAACCGGGCGTGGGGCCTCGCCCTGCGCAAACGTTTCTGCCGCAAGTTCAATTTCGAACTGCAGGCGGCCGCCACCGAAGACGCCATCGTGCTTTCGTTGTCGACCAGCCACAGCTTCCCGCTCGATGAAGTCGCGCGTTACCTGCACTCGAATTCGGCGGAGCACGTGCTGATCCAGGCCTTGCTCGATGCGCCGCTGTTCGGTGTGCGCTGGCGCTGGAACGCGACCACCGCGCTGGCGTTGCCACGCTTCACCGGCGGCAGGAAAGTCGCACCGCAATTGCAGCGGATGAAAAGCGAAGATCTGCTGGCCACGGTGTTCCCCGATCAGGTCGCCTGCGCGGAAAATCTGGTCGGCGAGCGGGAAGTGCCCGACCATCCGCTGGTGAAGCAGACGCTGGAAGACTGCCTGCATGAAGCGATGGACAGCGAAGGATGGCTGACGATACTTCGCGGCCTCGAATCGGGAGCGATCAGGATGGTGGCGCGCGACCTCGCCACACCGTCGCCCCTGGCCGCCGAGGTGCTTAGCGCCGCCCCCTACGCCTTCCTCGACGACGCGCCGCTGGAGGAGCGTCGTACGCAGGCCGTGCAGTCGCGGCGCTGGAACGATGCCGAGACCGCCGACGATCTCGGCCGGCTCGACGCGGACGCCATCGCGTCGGTGCGCGAGGAAGCATGGCCGGAGGCGCGCAGTGCCGATGAGATGCATGAGGCGCTGGTGCAGCTCGGCGCGGTGACCGAGGCGGAAGTGTCGCAAAACACGAGCTGGGCGAAGCTGCTCGCCGCACTGGCGAAAGATGCGCGCGCGACGGCCTTGTCGACCGGCACCACGACCCTGTGGGTCGCGGCGGAACGCCTGCCCGCGTGGCGCGCCATCCACCCGGACGCCAGACTGACACCCGCCATTGCCGCGCCGGCCGAGTTCGAGTCGCCGCTGTGGACGCCCGAATCGGCGCTGATCGATCTGGTACGCGGACGCCTCGGCGGTCTCGGCCCGGTCCCGGCGGGTGTGCTTGCTTCATCGCTCGGGGTCTCCACAAGCGACGTGGATCTCGCGCTGACCTCGCTGGAAACCGAGGGCTACGTCATGCGCGGGCCGTTCTCGCCCGGCGTGACGGACACCGAGTGGTGCGAGCGTCATCTGCTCGCACGTATCCATCGGTACACCATCGGGCGCCTGCGTCGCGAAATCGAACCGGTCGCACCGCGCGACTACCTGCGCTTCCTGCTCGACTGGCAGCACCTGACCCGGGCCACTCAGGTCGCCGGTCCGGACGCGCTGGCGGGCGTCATCGGCCAGCTCGAAGGGTTCGAGGCGGCCGCTGGCGCGTGGGAATCCGAACTGCTGCCCGCGCGCGTCGGTGATTACGGTATCGGCTGGCTGGACGACCTCTGCCGTGCGGGCCGGGTCGTATGGAGCCGGCTCCGTCTGAGCACGGGCAGTGGCGGCCCCGTGCGCGCGACACCCATCGTGCTGCTGCCGCGTCGCCAGCTGTCGGTGTGGTCCGCCGCCGCACCACCGCCCGATGTCGAGACCGTGCTGTCTTCACGTGCGGAGGCGGTAGCCGATGCGTTACGCGATGAAGGCGCGTTGTTCTTCGACGAGATCGCGACGACGACTCGTCTCCTGCGTACCGAACTGGAGGATGCACTGGGCGAACTGGTCGCGGCGGGCCGCGTCACGGCGGACAGCTTCGCCGGCTTACGTGCGTTGCTGCTGCCCGCGGCGAAGCGTAACGGGAGCCGTCAGCGCCGCACCCGGCGCCACATGCTCAGCGGCATCGAAGACGCGGGCCGCTGGTCGCTCGCGCGCCGGCCCAGCGAACAACGCAACGATGCGGATGGCCTGGAGCACATCGCACGCACGCTGCTGCGTCGCTACGGTGTGGTCAGCTGGAAGATTCTCGAGCGCGAGGCCGCGTGGCTGCCGTCATGGCGCGAACTGCGTCGTGTGTATCACCGGCTGGAAGCGCGCGGGGAGATTCGCGGCGGGCGCTTCGTCGACGGCCTGGTCGGCGAGCAATTCGCCTTGCCGGAGGCGTTGCCGGCGTTGCGGCAGATCCGTCATCGCGAGCACGACGGCGAGATCGTCTGCATCGCGGGGACGGACCCGGCGAATCTGGTCGGCAACGTCGTGGCTTCGGTGAAAGTGCCTTCGGTCATCGGCAACCGCATCGCCATCCGTGATGGGATTCCGCTGGCGGCGATGGTGGCGGGGAAGTTCGTCACGCTCACGCCGCTCGAGGGTGATGACGAGCGGGAAGCGCGCGGCGCGTTGCAGCGCCACGCGACCTTCCCGACCGCGTTGTCGTTTTAA
- a CDS encoding glycoside hydrolase family 3 protein, with the protein MSDIARRSALAFAVAAGLSASVSAATPPGRPWMDRSLSPDRRAELLVSAMTDDEKFRIIRSDFGLASDKHGVPEGAVGGAGYVPALPRLGLPAINETDAGLGVNKPGIDGKGAISLPAGLATAASFDTAIAHAGGRMIGGEARGKGYGVLLSGGVNLVRDPRNGRNFEYAGEDPVLAGTIVGATVKGVQEAKIVATVKHFAINDLETGRNTHSAEIDPVALRESDLLAFQIAIAHGDPASVMSSYNRINGTFAGEHDWLLNQVLKQEWGFKGFVMSDWGGVHSGAKAALAGLDQESAGEVFDKEVFFDQPLRKAVASGEVPKARLDDMAKRIMRSLFAHGVIDDPIPTRATKPVPYVADRRIARDGLEAGAVLLRNEGGLLPLSRKGQSVVVIGAHADKGVLAGGGSSTVTDEGGDPVPGLEPTGWPGPVRYHASAPLTFMKQLGEKVSFDAGTDAAAAAKAAASADVAVVFVSKWAAESYDAPDMGLSAADNALVAAVAKANPKTVVVLETNGAVKMPWLDSVGGVLQAWYPGSGGGDAIARLLYGEVSPSGRLPVSWPKDESQLPRPVIQAAGLGNKDAPADSIDYNIEGADVGYRWFEKTKREPLFAFGYGLTYSSFAYSDFAVDKDAKGNPVAHVTVKNTGKVAAADVPQIYVTAPDAATRRLAGWSKVALGPGASRRVDIPLEPLALARYDNAGKRWRVAPGAYTVRLARSATDVAGEKVVTIGESFPVVKAP; encoded by the coding sequence ATGTCCGATATCGCGCGCCGCTCCGCCCTCGCCTTCGCCGTCGCCGCGGGCCTCTCCGCCTCTGTCAGCGCCGCCACGCCGCCCGGGCGCCCTTGGATGGACCGCTCGCTGTCGCCGGACCGCCGTGCCGAGCTGCTGGTCTCGGCCATGACCGACGATGAGAAATTCCGCATCATCCGTTCGGACTTCGGCCTGGCCAGCGACAAGCATGGCGTGCCCGAGGGTGCGGTCGGCGGTGCCGGCTACGTCCCGGCCCTGCCCCGCCTCGGTCTGCCCGCCATCAACGAAACGGATGCCGGCCTCGGCGTGAACAAGCCCGGCATCGACGGTAAGGGCGCGATCTCGCTGCCGGCCGGCCTTGCCACCGCGGCCAGTTTCGATACGGCCATCGCCCATGCCGGCGGTCGGATGATCGGTGGCGAAGCGCGCGGCAAGGGCTACGGCGTGCTTCTGTCCGGCGGCGTGAACCTCGTGCGCGACCCGCGCAACGGCCGCAACTTCGAATACGCGGGTGAAGACCCGGTGCTCGCCGGCACCATCGTCGGTGCGACCGTGAAGGGTGTGCAGGAGGCGAAGATCGTCGCGACGGTGAAGCACTTCGCCATCAACGACCTCGAGACCGGCCGCAACACGCACAGCGCCGAGATCGACCCGGTCGCCCTGCGCGAGTCCGATCTGCTGGCCTTCCAGATCGCCATCGCCCACGGGGATCCCGCCTCGGTGATGTCTTCGTACAACCGCATCAACGGCACCTTCGCGGGCGAGCACGACTGGCTGCTCAACCAGGTGCTGAAGCAGGAATGGGGCTTCAAGGGCTTCGTCATGTCCGACTGGGGCGGCGTTCACAGCGGCGCCAAGGCCGCGCTGGCCGGTCTGGATCAGGAATCGGCGGGCGAGGTGTTCGACAAGGAAGTGTTCTTCGATCAGCCGCTGCGGAAGGCCGTCGCCTCGGGCGAGGTGCCGAAGGCGCGGCTGGACGACATGGCGAAGCGGATCATGCGCAGCCTGTTCGCCCACGGCGTCATCGACGACCCGATCCCCACCAGGGCGACGAAGCCGGTCCCCTACGTGGCCGACCGTCGCATCGCTCGTGACGGTCTGGAAGCCGGCGCGGTCCTGCTGCGCAACGAGGGTGGCCTGCTGCCGCTGTCGCGCAAGGGCCAGTCGGTCGTGGTGATCGGTGCCCACGCCGACAAGGGCGTGCTCGCGGGCGGTGGTTCGTCGACCGTCACCGATGAAGGCGGCGATCCGGTGCCGGGCCTGGAGCCCACGGGCTGGCCGGGTCCCGTGCGCTATCACGCCTCCGCGCCGCTGACTTTCATGAAGCAGCTGGGCGAGAAGGTCAGCTTCGACGCCGGCACCGATGCCGCGGCCGCCGCGAAGGCCGCCGCGTCCGCCGACGTGGCGGTGGTCTTCGTCAGCAAGTGGGCTGCCGAATCGTATGACGCGCCAGACATGGGGCTTTCCGCCGCCGATAACGCCCTGGTCGCCGCCGTGGCGAAAGCCAATCCGAAGACCGTCGTCGTGCTGGAAACCAATGGCGCGGTGAAGATGCCGTGGCTCGACAGCGTCGGCGGTGTGCTGCAGGCCTGGTACCCGGGCTCGGGCGGCGGCGATGCGATCGCGCGCCTGCTGTACGGCGAGGTCTCGCCCTCGGGTCGTCTGCCGGTCAGCTGGCCGAAGGACGAATCGCAGCTGCCGCGCCCGGTGATTCAGGCGGCTGGCCTGGGTAACAAGGACGCGCCGGCGGACAGCATCGACTACAACATCGAAGGGGCCGATGTCGGCTACCGCTGGTTCGAGAAGACGAAGCGCGAGCCGCTGTTCGCTTTCGGCTACGGCCTGACCTACTCGAGCTTCGCCTACAGCGACTTCGCGGTCGATAAGGACGCGAAGGGCAACCCGGTGGCGCATGTCACGGTGAAGAACACCGGCAAGGTCGCCGCCGCCGATGTGCCGCAGATCTACGTCACCGCGCCCGATGCGGCCACGCGCCGTCTGGCCGGGTGGAGCAAGGTCGCGCTCGGGCCGGGTGCGAGCCGTCGCGTCGACATCCCGCTCGAGCCGCTCGCGCTGGCGCGCTACGACAACGCCGGCAAGCGCTGGCGCGTGGCGCCCGGTGCTTACACCGTGCGGCTCGCCCGCTCGGCGACGGATGTTGCCGGCGAGAAGGTCGTGACGATCGGTGAGAGCTTTCCGGTCGTCAAGGCACCCTGA
- a CDS encoding transporter — translation MNLRPVLTAALLLSLAGPAFADPPDFDRPGAGFATSVLPAGTLALEQGLPTYERQRQDGYLDRTYTADSLIRIGLGGPAEFQVGGSAWNRLEERGMGSRRHAVGHGDTNVGVKIAPGGSSDSGNGFSWAALANVTFANGDEDFGNGAKQYSLGATGQWQPDDNHQNTLYANVDRLKGRNSWTLAPTFGRKFGENWMAYLEADAIHDAEDGNELQAGGGVAYTIGDHAQLDAYALHRIGGHGPSFIGGLGISVFFGKKA, via the coding sequence ATGAACCTGCGCCCCGTCCTCACCGCCGCTTTACTCCTGTCTCTCGCCGGTCCGGCGTTCGCCGATCCGCCGGACTTCGACCGTCCCGGCGCCGGCTTCGCCACCAGCGTCCTCCCCGCCGGCACGCTGGCGCTCGAACAGGGCCTGCCGACCTACGAACGCCAGCGTCAGGACGGCTATCTCGATCGCACGTACACCGCCGATAGCCTCATCCGCATCGGCCTCGGTGGTCCGGCTGAATTCCAGGTCGGTGGCTCCGCGTGGAACCGTCTGGAAGAACGCGGCATGGGCTCGCGTCGCCATGCCGTCGGCCACGGCGACACCAACGTCGGTGTGAAGATCGCACCGGGTGGCTCGTCCGATAGCGGCAACGGCTTCAGCTGGGCCGCGCTGGCCAACGTCACCTTCGCCAACGGCGACGAGGATTTCGGCAACGGCGCGAAGCAGTACAGCCTGGGCGCGACCGGCCAGTGGCAGCCGGACGACAACCACCAGAATACGCTTTACGCCAATGTCGACCGCCTCAAGGGCAGGAACAGCTGGACGCTGGCACCGACGTTCGGCCGCAAGTTCGGTGAAAACTGGATGGCCTACCTCGAAGCCGACGCCATTCACGACGCCGAGGACGGCAACGAACTGCAGGCCGGTGGCGGTGTGGCCTACACCATCGGCGACCATGCGCAACTGGATGCGTATGCCCTGCATCGCATCGGCGGCCACGGTCCTTCCTTCATCGGCGGCCTGGGAATTTCCGTCTTCTTCGGCAAGAAGGCCTAA
- a CDS encoding virulence factor: MKKTLRYVLSAIGVLLVLGVLAWHPWTRASMEKSTVELPALTAPPRGQEDLLVVIYSGDGGWWDLDQRLGAVFTGRGLPVAGVSTFTYFWRYRSPDESAHDLDGLLDRYTKLWNKQRVLLIGYSFGADVLPTIVGKLRPDNRARLTQLVLLSASRDVNFEIELEGYMQQGWWTTHTHNLMQWMHPVVHTDAFPPMAALGGHPPMACYYGTEDADDSGCTDPRLPAFVTVYKKPGSHHFDENYDVLATELIERMPAKASTSP, translated from the coding sequence GTGAAAAAAACCCTGCGTTATGTGCTGTCCGCCATCGGCGTCCTCCTCGTGCTCGGCGTGCTGGCATGGCACCCGTGGACGCGTGCGTCCATGGAGAAGTCCACGGTCGAACTTCCCGCCCTGACGGCGCCGCCCAGGGGCCAGGAGGATCTCCTCGTCGTCATCTACTCCGGTGACGGCGGCTGGTGGGATCTCGATCAGCGCCTGGGTGCCGTGTTCACCGGCCGGGGGCTGCCCGTGGCGGGAGTGAGCACGTTCACCTACTTCTGGCGTTATCGCTCGCCGGATGAGTCCGCCCATGACCTCGACGGGCTGCTGGACCGTTACACCAAGCTCTGGAACAAGCAGCGCGTGCTGCTGATCGGGTACTCGTTCGGGGCGGACGTGCTGCCGACCATCGTCGGTAAGCTGAGGCCGGACAACCGGGCCAGGCTGACCCAGCTGGTTCTGCTTTCAGCCAGCCGCGACGTCAACTTCGAGATCGAACTCGAGGGCTACATGCAGCAGGGCTGGTGGACGACGCACACTCACAATCTCATGCAGTGGATGCATCCCGTCGTGCATACGGACGCGTTCCCCCCCATGGCCGCGCTGGGTGGCCACCCGCCCATGGCGTGCTACTACGGGACGGAAGACGCGGACGACAGCGGCTGCACCGATCCCAGGCTGCCGGCGTTCGTCACCGTGTACAAGAAGCCCGGTTCGCACCACTTCGATGAGAATTACGACGTCCTGGCGACGGAACTGATCGAACGGATGCCGGCGAAGGCGTCGACATCGCCTTAA